The following nucleotide sequence is from Bacteroidota bacterium.
AGAGTTAAAACCGGAATTGTTAGTTAAGTAGTAAATAATGGCAAAAAAAATCGGCTGAAACGGTTGATTTTACTTGAAAGTATGGTTTAACTTCCGCTACAAACCAAATCCGCCACAGGCGGAGAACTATTATAGTTTAAGAATTGGTATTATACAGCCAATCCCCAAATTTCAAGATTGCATTTGCCATTATCTAACTTGGCGATATTTGGCAAATTTCCCCATTGCACAAAACCAAATTTTCGGAATAACTTTATACTACTTTCATTCTGAGAAAATACAAAAGCTGTAATATTATCAATTCCCCACTGAGAGCAATGAGATATTGCATACTCCAATAACTGTTTTGCAATTCCTGAGCGGTGGTGTTGATATGAAACATATATACTCGCTTCCACAGTGCCTCGATATGCACAGCGTCCATAAAAGCTCTTTAAGCAAAGCCATCCCATTATATTTCCTTCTTCATTCTCATAAACCCAAAATGGTCTCTCATTGGCGGCAAAAGATAAGAACCACCCTTTTTTGTCATCAACCGTTTGCGGCTCCAAATCGGCAGTTGAAAGTCTTCCAGGGATACTTTCGTTATATATCGAAACTATCTCCGGTAGATCATTAATGGTCGCTTCCCTTATCATCTTCATCGTTATTGCTGTATTGCTTGTAAATATATAATGCAGTGACTCCCGCAGCTAATAGGGCCAATACTTTCACCAAATTCCACGACTTCATGGTTTCGATACCTAAAATAATAATTGCTGCCAATATTACTATAAGTCGTGCATATAAAAATGCACGGCTGTTAAATCGTTCTCCCCTTTGCCTCCTTCGCCACAAGAAAAACAGCACCATAATTACTAGGGTGCAAACAATTACTATTTGTTGGTTTTTGTCAAACATAACTTACTTTGCAAAGTAAAAGCAATTAGCACACATAACAATTATAATATCATACAGCCCATATTGTGTGGTAGCATCTTTTTGTTTTTACCATCAAGGGGTTTAAACAATTAATTTAACTTTGGGAGCATAGAATTTTTCAGCAGCAATTATAATTCATCGAGACTAATTATTTGTAGCTATATAATTTGCTATATTTGTATGCAATTTTGATAGCCACAAAACATGTTAAATCAATGTATCAAAGGCGATATTTTATATAATGCAAATAAAAAATGACTAATAAAAGAATTCAGATAATTAATGGCCCTAACCTAAATTTATTAGGGAAACGGGAGCCTGAAATTTATGGCTCAATATCTTTTGAACAGTATTTAGAAAAGTTGAGACCCCGGTTTCCTGAAATAGATATATTATATTTTCAATCGAATGTGGAAGGGGAAATTATAAACTGCTTACAGAAAGTAAATGACTATGATTCGGCTATCGTAAATTTAGCGGGCTATTCCCATACATCTATAGCCATTGCCGATACAATTAAAGCAATTAATAAATTGGTAGTAGAAGTGCATATATCTAATGTACATGCTCGTGAAGAATTTAGACAAAAACTAATTACAGCTTCTGTCTGCAAAGGAGTGATTGCGGGTTTGGGGCTTGATGGTTATGAGCTTGCAGTGCGGTTTTGCATTCAAAATAATTTTGCAGGATAAGGGACAAAAGCCCTAATTTCGCACCTCTTTAAAAAAAGAGATCGGGATATGGCGCAGTCCGGTAGCGTACTTGCTTGGGGTGCAAGAGGTCGTGGGTTCAAATCCCGCTATCCCGACAACCCAGCTCCTAGGAGCTGGGTTTTTTTATGATTCCATTTAACTTTCAGACAGCCAGTGCTATGAAAATAGATTATAAGACTAGCATGGATTATAAGATTTTAAGGGCTACATTTGCACCGCGGAGTGGAGCAGTGGTAGCTCGTCGGGCTCATAACCCGAAGGTCGTAGGTTCGAGTCCTGCCTCCGCAACTTTAAGGTCGTATTTTTACGACCTTTTTTATTTTGTAATGAGGCATTTCTCGGTATAATTTCCTTGCCTAAGTATATATAAACCGATGGGCAAATTATAGTCGTCCAAGTTATACTTATATATATTCTTGTGTACTATTTTACCATCCAAGGTATATATATCAAATACATAATTTTGATTTGAAATAGTTGCTGGAATTGGCAAGTTTTTAGATGGTTGTAAAATAAACAATCCATTTGTCATATCAGAAGCTAAAATGATTCCTGAGGGCAAGTTACAATAAAGAGCCCAACACCCCTTTAAACCTTTGTATTCGTTCACTTTGTTTTGTGGGTAGGTGTCATAAAACCCTGAAAAAACAGGGTTTTCAGGGTTATCAATGCTCCATACAGTTACACCGTCCTGATAGGAGCTTAACCACAGCAATGTGTTTTTTATATATAAATTATGTGCGATGGCATTTGGGTGGCTACTTATAGCAGTGATATAAAGCGGGCTGAGTACATTCTGAATATTATAGTTCTTGATACCCTTGCCATTGTTTTCGTCGGTAAAGAAAAGATAATTGTTGTAAACTATTCCTGAATGACAATAGCCTTGACCGGGATATTGCGTAAGTGAATTTAATAACTTGGGTTTATTAATTTTGGTGATATCATATATATACAAACCGTTATTTCCGCAAAAACAAAAAAGTGTATCATTAGCTATTGTAATATCGTGTACCATATCAAACATATATTGACCCGAACCATCTTTGGGTGCAACCAATGAATGTAACAAATATGGTTTCTCCGGATTAGAAACATCTAAAATATCGAGTGGATGAATTTGGTTTCCAATCCTATTTTTTGCAAGGAATAATTTATTGTTATAAGCATATAAGGTATGGCAATTTTGGGTAAGTGAATCGTTGCTATATACTAGTGAAACGGAATCTGGTAGAAACGAGAGGTCATAAATTTGAAGGGCTGCCTTTCCTTCATCGGCAACGGTATATAAATATTGGTTATTTATTGCGAAGTCTCTATCGATGCAGTTTTTGGAATAACCGGGTTTTGCTATTAAGAGTTTGGGAGCCGATACGTTAGTGATGTCGAAAAAATATATAGAATCAATACTGCCCAATATTGCATATTCTTTGTTGCTTCCTTGCTGATACCAGCCAATTACTTCGTTATACTGTTGTTCGCCAAGGGAGGACAAGCTATCATTGTCCCAACGAGACAAAAGATTGATATTCCAAGAAGTTTGAGAAAAGGAAAAGTTTTGGCAGCAGAGAAAAAAAAATATTAAATAAATGCGTTTCAAGGAAAAACTAGTTGAAACGATAGGGAGCTATCAGCTCGAATTCAGGGATTTCCACCTCGAATAATTTGCCATCCGATTTGCGTTCGAAAGTATAAGTGCCATGCATTTTGCCTATGTCGACAGTAAGGTGGCAACCAGATATATATTGATGGCTTTCGCCAGGCATTAGTGAGGGTTGCTTACCTACTACGCCTTCGCCTTCTACTTCACGCTTTTGCCCTTGCCCATCAATAATATACCAATGCCTTTGGAGCAGTTGCACTTGATAATCGCTAAAATTTTCGATGGTGATTTGATAAGCAAACTGAAAAATGTCAGGCCATGTTTGCATCGAAACTCCTTGGAATGCTTTAGACACAGTAATTTTAATGTCGTGGGTAATTGCTGTAGGCATAATTATATTCTCCTTTGTTATTTCATTTATAATGTTTTACAGAAACTTTCTCAAATAAATAATGTTCAATTATGAACATAAGACCACACTAAACCAAAAAAGGTTGCATGTGTTTTTTCAACCATGTTTCCCCAAGGGGCTTAACCCAACTATTTTGTAAATCGGAAAGCCTTGATACAGTAAGATCGTAAGTGAAGTTTGCAGAAGTATACACTCCTGTTTTTAGTGTTGACATTTTTTCAATTTTAATTTTATTGTCCGAAACCATGGGGATTTGCAAGCGGTTAAAAAAATCTAGCCCAAGTTGCTGCCCTACATTTTGTACAAAATGAACACTTTTGTCAATACCACAGCCGCTTGCAGCGTTAAAGGCCTCATTGGCTGCAAGAACCCAGAAATATTGGTGAAGCACACCTGCTTTTGCTTGCATGTCGTGGCCATGTACAGTCCACTGCTCGGTGAATTTGTCTGATTCAGCATCAAGCCAAATGACTTCTCGATCAGTTAATTGCCTATCGGCGAAGTATACCCATACTCTACTATCAGCAGGTAGGTTTTTGAAATCGGAGATATCCATATATAAAATATAACATCAAAATTACGCAAGATGTTTGTTCGATGTGCATTGGTGAGTAGTTTTGCGGCAATAATTATTTTTAATATACCTTACTTAATGAATTTTAAATTAAAGAATTTACCCAAACGTGTTGCAAAGCCAAGGGAAAACGGCATCACGATGGTGATGGATAAAGGAATGGGGCTAAGAGAAACTGAAGACTTTTTGGAAATGGCCAGTAATTATGTGGATATTGTGAAACTAGGTTTTGGGACTTCGATGGTTTTGCAGAAGCTACAAGAAAAGCTCGACCTATATAAAGCCGCTGGCATACCTGTATATTTTGGAGGTACCTTGTTTGAAGCATTCATTGTTAGAAAGCAATTTGACGACTATATAAAACTATTGGAAAAATACAAACTTGAATATGCTGAAATATCAGATGGGTCTATAGAATTTTCGCACGATAAAAAATGTGAGTTTATATATAAATTGGCTAAACATGTTATTGTGATTTCGGAAGTGGGCTCGAAAGATGCTGAAAAAATAATCCCACCCTATAAATGGATTGAACTCATGAAAAAAGAACTTGACGCAGGGGTTTGGAAAGTTATTGCAGAAGCTAGAGAAAGTGGGAATGTAGGTATTTTTAGGGGTACAGGCGAGGTTCGCTCAGGGTTGGTGGATGAGATTTTAACACAAATCCCATCCGAAAAAATTATTTGGGAAACTCCGCAAAAAGACCAACAAGTATATTTTGTGAAACTAATTGGTGCCAATGTCAATTTGGGAAATATAGCCCCTAACGAACTCATTCCTTTGGAGACATTAAGGATAGGGCTGCGGGGGGATACTTTTCACACATTTATTAAACAACATACTATCAAATAATAGTATATGAGAAATAAAATATTACTATATATACTTTTTTATTTCTCAATTCATTATAATTGTTCGGGACAAAGCATGCCCGATAGTAATGCAAGCGGGGCCGTGAAATGGAAATATTATCGTACCGAAACCAACTTATACGAAGAAGGAAAATTTGTTTCAGGTAGGAGAGAGGGTGTATGGAAATATTATAGTTTCAAGCATATATTATATAAAAAGGAAAAATATATACACGGCCTCCGCAAATGGACTTATATATATCATTCAAACGGAAGAATGATTATATATATAAACCAAAAGGGTGAAGTGCAAAAACGCCCCGATTGTGGTTGTTGAGGAATTATAGTTCCAATAAATGAGTACATATAATCATATACTTTTTAATGATGTTGCTGATTTTTTCGCAAGTAAATTACCTAGTGCCATTGAGAAGATTGATTGTGAAATATACGCTAATGCAGACGTGGAAGTATATATAAAACGAGATGATTTAATTGATTCAGTGATATCTGGAAACAAATGGCGTAAATTAAAATACACCCTTCTCGATTGCATACAAAATGGTAAAAATCATATCCTCACTTTTGGGGGAGCTTACTCTAACCACCTGCCTGCTGTAGCTAAAGTATGTAATTCTTGGGGATTAAAATCAACAGCCTTTGTACGCGGGGAGGAGCTTTCGGCCAATAGTAATATACATTTGCAATATTGCAACTCACAAGTGATGGAGCTTATATTTATAGAACGAATATTATATAAAAACAAAAAAACATTGGTGTCGCAATATTACAAAGACGAAAGCAATATATATATTGTAGACGAAGGCGGTCGTGGATTTTTGGGGGCAAAAGGTTGTGGAGATATTATAAACGAATTGGAGTGCACTTTCGACCATATATTTGTATGTGTGGGCACAGGAACCACTCTTGCAGGTATTGCAAATGCAGCGGCAATCAAATTTGCAAAAACTATAATCAATGGAATCGTAGTATTAAAAGGTGCCGAAGAAATAGAAAATGAAGTTAAGGAAATGACGACGCAAAACAATTGGGTGTTACATCATCAATTTCATGGTGGGGGTTACGGAAAAACATATCCCGAACTTGATTCATTTATTGAGCACTATAAAAAAAAAACAAATATCCCTTGTGAGCTTGTATATACAGGGAAAATGTTTTATGCGATTGACCAATTAATAAAAGTGGGATATATAAAGAAAGGACAAAAGGTGCTGGCTATACACACTGGAGGCTTTGAGATATAAGTAGGTGTAACTTTGTAGAAGTATATTAACTTTTTTCTTAACTTTGCCCACAAATATTACAAAATTCAACATGGCTATACAAAGACCCTTTCCCCTGAAAAAATGGATTGATGAACACCGTCATATGTTAAAACCTCCAGTAGGTAATGTGCAAGTTTGGCAAGATGCTGAGTTTATAGTAATGGTAGTGGGCGGCCCCAATAGCCGTAAAGATTATCATTATAATGAGGGCGAAGAATTTTTCTACCAAGTGGAGGGGAATGTGGTAGTAAAAATAATTGAAGACGGCGTACCAGTGGATATACCAATAGATGAAGGTGATATTTTCTTATTGCCACCTCGCACTCCGCATTCTCCGCAGCGTGGCGAAGGCACAGTAGGCATAGTGATAGAAAGAAAAAGAGAAACTGCCGAACTTGATGGTTTTTTGTGGTACTGCGAAAACTGTGGCCAAAAACTATATGAAGAGTATGAATATGTAACAGATATTGTTGCACAATTGCCAGTCATTTTCGAAAAATTCTATAGCAATGAAATTAACTGTACCTGCCAAAACTGCGGTACTAAAATGGAGCGTCCAGTAAAAAGATAAACATATACTTAGGCAGACTGTCGACAAACAAATTTTGTTTGGTTCTTGTTATTTTATTATAATGGCATTTCGTGCAAAACTATTTCTGTATGGCGAATAAAAAAATAATTTTACCCCACTGCTCATCCTTAATTTTGCAGTGCCCCAAAAAAGATGAGCGACCCAATTAAACACGAGTGCGGAATTGCACTCATAAGGCTGCGTAAGCCTCTCGATTATTACCGACAAAAATATGGATCGGTATTATATGGCCTCAAAAAATTGTACCTGCTTATGGAAAAGCAACATAACCGTGGGCAAGACGGAGCAGGTGTGGCCACCATCAAGTTGAATCCTGAGCCAGGCTCGCATTATATTAATCGCCATCGCAGTAGCAACGGAAGTGCTGTGGCTGATATTTTTGCACATATATATAGTAATTTCCCCGAAAAGAAAGAAAAGGTAGATGATGCAGCATGGATGAAAAAAGAAATGCCTTATGTGGCTGAGCTTCTATTAGGACATTTACGATACGGTACACATGGCGTTAACAGTGAAGATAAATGTCATCCATTTATTAGAGAAAATAATTGGATGAGCCGCACGGTGGTACTTGCAGGTAATTTTAACCTCACCAATGTTGATGAATTATTTGAACATTTGGTTGAGCTAGGGCAACATCCTATTGAACGTGCCGATACTGTGACAGTATTAGAAAAGATAG
It contains:
- a CDS encoding type II 3-dehydroquinate dehydratase codes for the protein MTNKRIQIINGPNLNLLGKREPEIYGSISFEQYLEKLRPRFPEIDILYFQSNVEGEIINCLQKVNDYDSAIVNLAGYSHTSIAIADTIKAINKLVVEVHISNVHAREEFRQKLITASVCKGVIAGLGLDGYELAVRFCIQNNFAG
- the apaG gene encoding Co2+/Mg2+ efflux protein ApaG codes for the protein MPTAITHDIKITVSKAFQGVSMQTWPDIFQFAYQITIENFSDYQVQLLQRHWYIIDGQGQKREVEGEGVVGKQPSLMPGESHQYISGCHLTVDIGKMHGTYTFERKSDGKLFEVEIPEFELIAPYRFN
- a CDS encoding GNAT family N-acetyltransferase: MKMIREATINDLPEIVSIYNESIPGRLSTADLEPQTVDDKKGWFLSFAANERPFWVYENEEGNIMGWLCLKSFYGRCAYRGTVEASIYVSYQHHRSGIAKQLLEYAISHCSQWGIDNITAFVFSQNESSIKLFRKFGFVQWGNLPNIAKLDNGKCNLEIWGLAV
- a CDS encoding phosphosulfolactate synthase; amino-acid sequence: MNFKLKNLPKRVAKPRENGITMVMDKGMGLRETEDFLEMASNYVDIVKLGFGTSMVLQKLQEKLDLYKAAGIPVYFGGTLFEAFIVRKQFDDYIKLLEKYKLEYAEISDGSIEFSHDKKCEFIYKLAKHVIVISEVGSKDAEKIIPPYKWIELMKKELDAGVWKVIAEARESGNVGIFRGTGEVRSGLVDEILTQIPSEKIIWETPQKDQQVYFVKLIGANVNLGNIAPNELIPLETLRIGLRGDTFHTFIKQHTIK
- a CDS encoding pyridoxal-phosphate dependent enzyme — protein: MSTYNHILFNDVADFFASKLPSAIEKIDCEIYANADVEVYIKRDDLIDSVISGNKWRKLKYTLLDCIQNGKNHILTFGGAYSNHLPAVAKVCNSWGLKSTAFVRGEELSANSNIHLQYCNSQVMELIFIERILYKNKKTLVSQYYKDESNIYIVDEGGRGFLGAKGCGDIINELECTFDHIFVCVGTGTTLAGIANAAAIKFAKTIINGIVVLKGAEEIENEVKEMTTQNNWVLHHQFHGGGYGKTYPELDSFIEHYKKKTNIPCELVYTGKMFYAIDQLIKVGYIKKGQKVLAIHTGGFEI
- a CDS encoding 3-hydroxyanthranilate 3,4-dioxygenase: MAIQRPFPLKKWIDEHRHMLKPPVGNVQVWQDAEFIVMVVGGPNSRKDYHYNEGEEFFYQVEGNVVVKIIEDGVPVDIPIDEGDIFLLPPRTPHSPQRGEGTVGIVIERKRETAELDGFLWYCENCGQKLYEEYEYVTDIVAQLPVIFEKFYSNEINCTCQNCGTKMERPVKR
- a CDS encoding choice-of-anchor B family protein, whose amino-acid sequence is MKRIYLIFFFLCCQNFSFSQTSWNINLLSRWDNDSLSSLGEQQYNEVIGWYQQGSNKEYAILGSIDSIYFFDITNVSAPKLLIAKPGYSKNCIDRDFAINNQYLYTVADEGKAALQIYDLSFLPDSVSLVYSNDSLTQNCHTLYAYNNKLFLAKNRIGNQIHPLDILDVSNPEKPYLLHSLVAPKDGSGQYMFDMVHDITIANDTLFCFCGNNGLYIYDITKINKPKLLNSLTQYPGQGYCHSGIVYNNYLFFTDENNGKGIKNYNIQNVLSPLYITAISSHPNAIAHNLYIKNTLLWLSSYQDGVTVWSIDNPENPVFSGFYDTYPQNKVNEYKGLKGCWALYCNLPSGIILASDMTNGLFILQPSKNLPIPATISNQNYVFDIYTLDGKIVHKNIYKYNLDDYNLPIGLYILRQGNYTEKCLITK